ACCCTTGGCACGCCGGCGGCAAGTCCATCCTGGCCAACTGCAAGATGCTCTGCAAGTCCTGCAACCGAAGGAAAGGCGGGGTGTAGGACATCGGTTCGTCAACGCCTACCGAACACCTGCTTCGCGCCGCGGCAGGTGTTCATCCATTCAGGCTTTCGAGGCAATCCAGGGGAGGGTGACTTTTTGGCTCTCTTCGTGCCACGCCTCATCCTGTGAGTGGGTATATCGCTCGGTGGTACGCGCGTCCGCGTGACGCGCGTCCTTTTGCACGATTCGCAGGTCCATCTTGGCATCAACGCGAGCGGTAACTGCCGTGTGCCGCACCCAGTGAGCTGAGGCCGCCAGAAGCTTCTCCTTCTTGTGCGCAGACTCGGATGGCAGAAGGTCCGCGGCTGCGGAAAAAAGCTTTTTCAGTATCTGGTTCAGCCGGCGCGCGGTGATAGAGCTGCCGTCCTTCAACGACACCAAAAGAGGGGAGTCGTCTTTCTTGGTTGGCACCGCGGAGAGCTTGCGGTGCTTGCGGTATCTCACTAGGGCCTGAAGCATGTCGTCGGGCACGGCGACCTTCACGAACTTGTCTCCCTTGCCGAGCACGTGCCACCACCAATGGCCGCGGACCTCCCGGAATGAGCTCATCCGCATACTCTCAAGCTCTCCCGCCCGGGGGCCCAGAAGGTACAGGATGGCGCAGATGAATCGTGCGCGCTCCTTTTCGTCGAGCTGCCGCTCGGAGTCTTCCGGCAGACTTTCTACTGCCTGGGACACGGCCATCCACATCTCTGGGTCGAGAAATCGCTCAATCTTGGCGTCTTCGTCGAGCTGCCGCTCGCCGCGCTTGGCAGCAGTCTTCGAGACCTGCTTACGGACCTGCTTGCGCTTCTGCTTAATCAGACCCAAGGGGTTGCCGTAGAGGTAGCCACTGTTGGCCAGATAGCCTAAAAATGAGTCTAGGCCTGCGAACGCAGTCATCAGCGCGCTTTCACCGACTGGTCCCACAAACGGGCGCCACCGGTCGGTTTCTCGGGGAGCCTTGACCCCGCACCATGTCTCGGCGGGCTGCGGGTCTGCCATGAACCGCAGGTAGGCCTCGTAGTCGTCGGTCATTAGCGCGGATACAGGCTTGTCTCGCTCGTGCCAGGACCAGAGGAACAGCCTCTCCGCCTCCCGGCCGTACTTGCGATGCGTCTCCGGAGACGAATCGAACTGCGCTAAGAACGACTTCAACGCTTCGAGGTCGTTGTCAGCTCGGATGAGAAGCCGCTCTGGTGGTGCACGGTTGGGCCCGGAAGCTCCAAGCAGATGCGCCGGCGGCTTGAGCTGGTCGAGAGGGCGAAGGGGTAGTGGAAGTGCCATAGCCTCGACTGTATCCATCCGCCCTATTTCTGGGAAGAGGAATTCCCAGAAACGGCGCATGCAGCCGCCGGCCCATGACGTGCGCTCTCGCGATATGACAGTTCAGCCGTCACATCGCGAGCGCCGCGTCGTGATTCGGAGCCGGTTCCGCCGGCAAGTCGGAGGCCCTGTGCCCGTGCATGCCGCCTAGTGGCACATCGCGACCGTGACAATCTGCCTGCAAGCGCTCACCCGGAGGTTCGCCCTGGGCCAATCTTTTGGCTGGGCTCGCTCGCGACATGGACTCAGCGCGGCATGTTCTGGTCGGTAGCCTCTCCACCCCTCCGCCCGCCGCAAGACTACGTCCGATTACGTAGAAGAAGTACAATTACGCAAGCACGACATAATTGACCATAATGTCACCACTTCAACCCCTTTGGCACTGCCCGCGCCCAGACCTCGCTAAAGCCTACCTGGCCCAATTGGGGGCTGGCGTCGTCACGAGCACATCCATCTTTGCGCCCCGTCGTACGGGAAAGACCGTCTTCTTGCGTAAGGACTTGACGCCGGCCGCTCAGGCGGCGGGATACCGCGTCGCCTACGTCGACCTCTGGCAAACCACGGTCTCGCCGGCGCTCGCCATCGTGAGGGGTCTGGAGGAGGCCCACGAGCCCAAGAGCCTGCGCGAGCGCGCCGCTGCGAAGCTGCGCGAGCCTATCAAGAAGTTGAAGATGAAGGGCAGCGTTGGAGAGCTCAAGGGCGAGGCGGAGCTCGAGTTCGCCGATGCGAAGACGGCCACGGCCGAATTAGGGCTGCGCATTGACGAGCTCGTGGGGAAGCTGTCGTCGAAGCACCCGCTGCTGCTCTTGGTGGACGAAGCACAAGAACTCGCCCGCACCGAGGCGAATGAAGACGTGGCCAAGAGCTTGCGTACCGCACTGACGAAGCACCGAGACTGCGTGCGAGTTGTTTACACGGGCTCCTCCCGGTCACGCCTGTCGCACATGTTCTCCGACCCCCAAGCGCCGCTGTACGCCCCGGGACTCGGCATCATCGACTTCCCCCTACTGGGCCGGGACCTAGTGGAGTTTGCCGCTGCCAAATTCATCGCGGCGACAGGTGGCACGCGGGTGTTGGACATCGAAGCGGGCGTCGCAGTGCTCGACAGGATGCAGCACCGTCCCGAGCCCTTCTTGACCGCGGTGATGCACCTGCTGGCCACGCCGGAGCTGACGCTCGAGCAAGCTGCAGAAAATGTTGTCAAAGCGGCTGCCGGGCAGGATGACTACGAGGGCACCTGGCGCAGCCTCACCGAGCTTCAGCGCGAAGTGCTCAAGCTGAGCCTGGCCCCCGATTTCAAGCCATTCGCGCGTGCCACCGCACACGCAATCGCGGCGAAGCTGGGGCTCAAGCAGCTGCCGCTATCGACTTTGCAGTCAGTCATGCGCGCCTTGGATGACAGCAACCTGCTCTCAAAATCGCCACGCGGACCCTACGAGTTTGACGACCACCTTTTCAAGCGATGGGTGGAGACGCGGGCAGACGACACCCCTGTCAAGAAGCGCTAGGGCAGAGTTCCGAGGGCTTGCACGTGGCAGGGAGTCCAGGTTCCGCGAGGAGGTCCAGAACGCCATCTGTCGCCTTTCTGGCGACAGCTGTTGCCGCCCTGTGCCCGCCGATGTGCCGCTCCGCGGTACGGCGCCTCGGTGGCACCCTCCTCCCCAGCCCTGGAATGCGCGCCACAAATCACGTCAGCAAGCATTGACGGGGACCTAGCTTGCGCTCGACACTTTGCGACGTCTGCCCTGCCTTCGAGTCCTGCGTGACAAGGAGAACCCCATGAGAACAGCCACCCTCCTCTTGCCCCTCTGCGCGCTTGGGGCAAGTGCTTCCGTATTCGCCGAGGCGACCGAATACGCGGTGCGCTGGGACCCGGACAAAGGGGGGCCCCAGTCGGCTGCAGATGCGGCGACCAAGCTGGAAATCGATGATGACAAACCGAAGAAGTTCGAGGTGCGCTACCTGACCGTCAAGCAGCCGCCCGGGCTGCCGGGCCCGGGCTTCGAGGTCATTGCTCGAGAGCGCACCGACAAGAAGGGACCAGAGGCCATGTACAAGCTGCGCGGACCTAACACCCCCACGGCGAGGCAGACGCTACCGAACTGGCAATGCCCCCTGCAAGGTACGCAGGATGCGAAGGTGGAAGTCGACGTCGCATGGGTCCTGGAGGACGAAACGAAGCCCCATCTTCCGCCCGTCATCCGCGAAGCGATTTCTTACAGCTGCTCGGTCGCGGCGCCCGCAAGCGCAGCCTATCCAAGGTCCTTCAACATGGTGCCGAAGCCGTGCTCCAACCTCGTGAGCCGGCTCAAGGAGGACGTGTCAAAGAAAGTTGCTTGGAAGGTCGAAGAGTGGACTCTCCCTACAAAG
This window of the Variovorax sp. PBL-H6 genome carries:
- a CDS encoding tyrosine-type recombinase/integrase, giving the protein MDTVEAMALPLPLRPLDQLKPPAHLLGASGPNRAPPERLLIRADNDLEALKSFLAQFDSSPETHRKYGREAERLFLWSWHERDKPVSALMTDDYEAYLRFMADPQPAETWCGVKAPRETDRWRPFVGPVGESALMTAFAGLDSFLGYLANSGYLYGNPLGLIKQKRKQVRKQVSKTAAKRGERQLDEDAKIERFLDPEMWMAVSQAVESLPEDSERQLDEKERARFICAILYLLGPRAGELESMRMSSFREVRGHWWWHVLGKGDKFVKVAVPDDMLQALVRYRKHRKLSAVPTKKDDSPLLVSLKDGSSITARRLNQILKKLFSAAADLLPSESAHKKEKLLAASAHWVRHTAVTARVDAKMDLRIVQKDARHADARTTERYTHSQDEAWHEESQKVTLPWIASKA